One region of Edaphobacter bradus genomic DNA includes:
- a CDS encoding AI-2E family transporter, with translation MATEAHSKDHVQRALEVAINIGLLALLTTACLLILRPFLPLVAWGIIIAIAVYPAYSKFRSLLGGRGTLAAVLGTLLFLAVLIVPVALLTETMIEGVQNLTTHIKNGTLSVPPPPDSVATWPLIGAPLFRAWTMASTNLTELLTSFAPQIKAIVPGLLSATAGVGLTVLQFVLSILLAGVLLAKASGCAKVSRSLTNRLFGDQGPEYEELAASTIRSVTNGILGVALIQTVLAGLGFLVARIPGAGLWTLIFLFAAVLQVGAVVLIPAVIYMFAIASTTKAVLFLLWCAFVGLIDNVLKPLLLGRGAAVPTAVIFLGAIGGFLVMGTIGLFVGAIILSVGYKLFLAWLQGPEIAKQGIA, from the coding sequence GTGGCCACAGAAGCGCATTCAAAGGATCACGTCCAGCGCGCCCTTGAAGTCGCAATCAACATCGGTCTTCTCGCTCTCCTCACAACGGCGTGCCTCCTTATTCTGCGCCCATTTCTCCCTCTCGTCGCCTGGGGCATCATCATTGCAATCGCCGTGTATCCCGCATACAGCAAGTTCCGGAGCCTCCTCGGCGGACGCGGAACGCTGGCCGCGGTCCTGGGTACCTTGCTCTTCCTCGCTGTCCTGATCGTCCCGGTCGCCTTATTGACGGAGACGATGATTGAGGGCGTCCAGAACCTGACCACTCACATCAAGAATGGAACCCTCAGCGTCCCCCCTCCGCCCGACAGCGTCGCCACCTGGCCCCTCATTGGGGCGCCGTTGTTCCGTGCCTGGACCATGGCCTCCACCAACCTCACCGAACTGCTCACGAGTTTCGCTCCGCAGATTAAAGCAATCGTCCCCGGTCTGCTCTCCGCCACCGCCGGAGTCGGTCTCACTGTTCTGCAATTCGTCCTGTCCATTCTGCTTGCTGGCGTTCTGCTCGCGAAGGCTTCGGGCTGCGCCAAAGTCTCGCGCTCGCTGACCAACCGCCTCTTCGGCGATCAGGGCCCCGAATACGAGGAGCTCGCGGCATCGACCATCCGCAGCGTCACGAACGGAATCCTCGGCGTCGCATTGATCCAGACCGTACTCGCCGGACTCGGCTTTCTGGTCGCCCGAATTCCCGGCGCGGGCCTGTGGACCTTGATCTTTCTCTTCGCTGCGGTCCTTCAGGTCGGCGCCGTTGTGCTCATCCCGGCCGTCATCTACATGTTTGCTATCGCCAGCACGACGAAGGCAGTCTTGTTTCTGCTTTGGTGCGCCTTCGTCGGTCTTATCGACAACGTGCTAAAGCCCCTGCTGCTGGGGCGCGGCGCGGCCGTTCCTACCGCTGTGATCTTTCTGGGTGCGATCGGTGGATTCCTTGTCATGGGTACCATCGGCCTCTTTGTTGGCGCCATCATTCTGTCCGTCGGCTACAAGCTCTTTCTTGCCTGGCTGCAGGGCCCTGAGATCGCGAAACAAGGAATCGCATGA